A segment of the Carya illinoinensis cultivar Pawnee chromosome 1, C.illinoinensisPawnee_v1, whole genome shotgun sequence genome:
GGGGAAGTAATATTttactcataaaatattatttagctaGTGTCTTTGGCTCAATAAATTTGGCCAGCCAAATGGTTGATGGCTAAATTTACTGTATATTTATTAAGCCCATTGTAGAGGTTTATTTCACATTTAGCTATTCTTTGGCTATAATTTGACTTTGTTGAGCCCACTACCAATGCTCTTAGTTTGTCAAATTCAATTATTGACCTACTTTTCCAAGTAGTACTACAAAGAATTTAGCTTGTACATTGCACAGACTAAGTTTGGATGTGAAAAAGTACTGAagtatgttatatatagtaggaaaaaaataagtaaaaaataataaaaaaatattgaataacagtaaaaaaataatgaatagtagttaaaaatagacaaaaagtaataataaaataatgaatattaataaagtatgttgagaagtgttTAAAAACACAATATGAACATGGACCGAGAAAGCAAAAGTATTCATGATGGCGAATGAATTGATTCGGACGCGCATatcttttcttccttctctatctttctttattattcACTTTTCCAACCTTATCTCATCTTTATATAACTAGTACTACCCCACACGTATGCTGggaaaagatagaaaaatacCACTTTTAAGCTTTGGAGACGCTAGTGGTGTTCTTAAACACATCTTCACCCTTCAAAGTATGAGAATCAAGACTTGGGTAGGTCATCCCTGTTTTAGTTGTAGTCAATCAGGTTCCACTATCCGATTCTGACACATGCCACTGAAAATGTTATTGCATTAGCGAGTTTTAGTTGTATCGAAAACAAGGAATGATAATTCCTCCGTATAGGTTTCCTTGCTGTCGGGATTGACTTTCTCCTTCGCAGCGTCTACTTCCTCCTGTTGTTGTAATGCAAATCTAAGTTTGTCCATAACATTGTTCATAGTGGGCCGTTGGCTTCCTTGATCACTCACACAACTCTCTGCGGTATCCATGTATACCTTGAAACACTTTGGAGCTATCTTGCCCATCAGATTCAGATCAATGATCTCACCCACGGAACCCTTCTCAATGCATTTTCAAGCATAAGGGGCCAAATTCCATTGCTCCTCCTCCAGTTTTGGATTCAGTGCTTTTGGGGCACATAATACCTCAAAGAGCACTATGCCAAATAATTACACGTTTGATTTTTCTCTCAGTTGTTGATGCCTGGCATAATCCAGATCCAAATACCCGAACATGCCCTTTACCACGGTACTAATTACCTTGTCATCTTGACCTTCATTTGACAACCCCAAATCAGAAACCTCGGCCACACAATTCTCGTCCAATAAAATGTTGGTTGTCTGCACGTCACAATGGATGATGGGGTGCTTTGGTCCCGTGTGCAGGTAGTTTAAACCACATGCCGCTCCATTGTAAATTTTGAGCCGTTGTATCCACGGGAGGGAATCCTTGTCCATGTCGTAGAGGTGTTCTCATAGTGTCGCATTGGACATGTAGTTGTAGACAAGGATCATCTCCCTCTAGTCGTTGGAGTATCTAATGAGAGAGATGAGATGGATATGGGAAAGCTAGGAGAGCATCACAATCTCCCTCCAAAGCTCTTGGCACCCTTGCTTTGACTCTAGGTTCAAATGCTTGATTGCCACGGTCATAGTTCCATCATCAACACTGATGGAATTCGAATAttgacaatatttttattactaaaaAACAACCAACTTTTTAGCACTAATGATACATTGACTTGTATGATAAAAATACAAAGTTTACAAGTTATATTCTAGGAAAGCAGGCTATGATTGTGGCTATAAAATACAATGAGATCATCATAAGAAATTGGATGATCAATGAGATCAATCTCATCTGCATTTATAGTGTGCATGTAATCTTGAATCGTCTTATTACCTCGCTTAATCAAAGTGAGTTCCTCTTTGATTTGCATGGTTCTTGTGCGAGATTTACTTGCATACATTGTATTGAGTTTTTTCCATACTTCTTGAGAGGTTTTCACAACGGAGATAAAGGGGGTGATGGTGGTGTTAGTGGATGCCAAAATGACATTGAGAATGAGTTTATCTTGCTTAGCCCAATGGGTTTTTTTAATTGAGGATGTGGAGGTGCAGTGTGGTTTGGGAATGGAGGTGAAATAATCTAGAAGATTATACCCAATAAGAAGTGTTTCAAACTGTGCACGCCATTAAGGAAATGTTGAAGGGGTGagtttttcattgattttggTAGAGATGTTTAGAGCAATCAAGGGAGTATCAACTGGGGATGATGGATTTGTGATAGAAGTATGTGAGTTGGTGATCGAATTCTCATAAGAGGATAGTTCTCCGGATACCATGATGGATTTTGAATAttgatagaatttttattactaAAAAACAACCAACTTTTCAGCACTAATGACACATTGACTcgtatagtataaatataaagttTACTACACTACAACATTTTGGGGCTTTTGCCATGAATTATTTTTCTGCGGCTAGCTGTCGTGGGAAAAAGTGGCCTTTTGCCATCAAAATGTTTTGAGAGAATAAACATAGGTATTTTCCCATGAAATTGTCCTAGTCGATAATGTTTGATGACAAAAGATTTTTCTCTATCACATCTATGGTTTTTGTGAGCAACTTGCTTTTTGGATAATAAATTTAGGCAACATATGGGCCTttagtggaaaaatagttattgTGACAAGTTAAATTGACTTTTTACCACAGATTAAAGTCTTGGcaaaaaactatttaatttgtACCCTCATTATCGTGGCTTATTGTTTTTACCCGCTACTAAATAAGTAATTCCCACAAATATTACTCGCCATAAAAATctctacatatttttaaatagaggaATACTATACATTAGCCTACTATATACCCCACACCCACACCTGATGTCGATTATcttccttttattatttttagagatttaaaatattaattcttttgttttaaatttatcgaatttctcactggatttattttatgatttttttagttgtgaaaattattttaatgtgctttcttgttattaattattgttttatagttaatagattttattattttattttactaactcactgaatttaaattatattatttaaatttataattgtgaaatctttttattttaagactCAAATTAAAAAGACTACACcttatttctttcccttcaatttttctcctctttttttgccctttttcttctttctttttcttttcctcctccttATTTCTCCCCCAGCCCGTGCGCGACCCAGACCAAATCCGTACTTCCGTCCTCCACCCAGCCATGCTGTTTGCCACCGTCAGGCGACACCGCCCAGCCCACCAGCTCCCCCACACCTCGGCGACCTCCCCCACCCCAACCTCCCTTcgccacactctctctctctcctctccgtTGACCGTGCGAAACTCATTCGGGTTGTGGGTTGTTCCGCCGCCATGCTCCTCCCATTTCTGTAGCCGTTGCTCCCATTCCCTCCCCCATCAGATGGCGACCTCACGCCTCTATTTTCAGCCCCTCTCACCCCGCCAAACTCCTGCACGTACGGCTGCAAGCCATGACCCAAAATCCTCCCCGCGCAACCATCACACCACCATTGGCCACCATCTTCTCACCATTTCATTACCGGTCCTCTAGCAACCCAAACCACCCTTCCCCAGCAGCAATCCGCCACCTTTGAAGCCCCACCCTTCACCTCCTGTAAGTCCTCCTCTACgttattttggtttttctttataatataatttctggTTCTAAAGGCTTGGTTTTGCTCAAGTAGGTAGAACTTGAAGTGGGTTGGTGATAATTAATCCGTATAtttattgattaattttttttttttttttgtagaactTGAAGTGGGTTTCTTGATATATTTACGCCTTCTTGATGTGTATGTTAATCTTTTACTCCATCATGTTTTATGTTAAAATGGTTGGACCTATGATTAGCCATCATGAAGGTATTTGCTTTACTGGTTGGAATGCTTAGAATCATCTATTGCAGGCACAACCTGTATTACGAGGGTGCACAATGATTTCAActaagttatttattttttctttcatttagtCACTGACTTGTTCTATTCAATTTAGCAACTTAAGTGAAAAATGTTTGGGCAATGTTTACTTTTCTCAAGTCTTGAACCCGCTACTAATTGATGTTGTGTATGTAGTGTTGTAATGTTATAATAAGGAAATCAATGAATGTTACTGGAGATTATGTAATGAAGGAAAATATTGCAGAGAAGGGTTTGGTAATCATATAAGAAGTTACCTTTGACTTGGCCCATTATATTCTAAGTCTTGCAAAAATGTATACTAAACTGCACTTGTAAGCTTTTTATCATATTGGAACTTAATAAAGATGTTTAATCATTGTGTTGGTTACTATCTAAGTATAATGCTTTCTTTGCCATTAAGCATAGGTGTGGAAGAAACTCCAAGGGTGGTTAAAAGTTTAACTAAATTAGTATCCAACTATCCTAGGGCTTTTGGATCAATAGTTGAGTCTTTAATACATTTCGAGtgcttttttttccttgtatagAAGGGGTTTCTCCAAAGCTTTCCGTTCATTCTCTCAAGATAATATTGTGTTAAGTCTTCCCCTCTTCTGGCAATGATTGGAAATTCTGTAACATAGCGTCCCCTCTTTTTATAGGTCTAACCATTTAGGAAGCCTTGAGTAAATAGGTTATCATATCATAGCTTTTTATCAGTAGTTCTATTTATGATTATATGGGTGCATCTGTCCATAGGAGCCACAAGCAATTGGATATGAAATTGAAACAAATGATTGCATTGCGAATATCAGATGAGCAGAAGAGGTTTGCATTTACTTGTGCATAACCTCTTAATGGTCATATGCTGTGCATCTGCACTTGTTATATCACTCTAGATTGCTTCTGCCAATGATACAACTGACTATAGATTAGTGCTTCGGGAATTTTCCATTATTATTCATTCTTTGCTAATCTACATTTATGTCTCATTTGAGTCTATTTGAGACATTATTGTGTCATTGGGCAAAACAAAGGAAATTGCCCATGCTGCGTGCAGCATATGAATATCTGAGAGGAAAAATATTGGATGTATTTCCAGACTATAGGAAAGAAGCAGAGGATCATCTCTCAAAAACTGTGAGTGAGAAGAAATTGTTGGTTTTCAAAAATcttgtttaccaataaaaaaaaaatagaaattgttAGTTTCAATACTGTAACCCATTTGAGTGCTCAGGCTGAAGTTCCTCTTTCAATTTTGGATGTTCCCTGTTCCAGGTTAAGTTGAATCCATCTCTTGGAGATGCTTGGCTGTGTTTAGTCTACCACATTTGGAAGAAGGAAGATCTATCTGTAGCAAAGAACTGCTTCACCCTTGCATTAAGCAAGGTCAGCACTTATATTgaagttttgtttttcttataatcAGGCATCCCTTGTGCTTCCAATTATGGTTTTTGTAGGTCAAGTTGATTAGACACCCATTATTTTATAGGTAATTTGGCTTTATTTGTGTTGATGTTTGAGCATGGAATGGAGTTGGATAAAGATGAATTATTTTGAAGTGTTGGGATAAAGATGAGTTTGTAAAGCATAATTTGGTATTGGTTTCTAAAACTTGAATGAATTGGGAATGGAtaagtttgtaaaaacaaatgtaaatttttctaatattttatttttaaattattataagtgtcaattttgatctctaatgttgaaatatatttatttatgcctatattagactatttgtTATGATTATTTTCGGCTAAATCtctctattgttttttttttctaaaatatcttAGCTTTTACCATGAATGTAACTTGTggcaaatacatttttttacctATATGCTCGGTAGCTATTACGTATTTGCCACCAAACTGTAGACTTTCATAAAAAATGAACATTAGCAATCATATAAGATGGTGGGAAAAAGATGGACTTTGACAACTATAATTCATTTTGGCACCACAAATTCTATTACAAACATGTTTTTGGCATAACAAGATATATCACAAAAAACTTTATGCCACCATATTTTCCATGAATATTATTGTGAGAATTGTATTATTTCCAACCAAAGAGATTAGTgggtaaataaatttaaaggacTACAAAGGCTTAAATCCAAACAACTTTTGCCATGGGCTAAACgagtttttacaacaaattaAATTTGTGGAAAACAATGTATCTTttcccatgaaaaaaaaaaattgtggaaaaAATAGTATTCGCCACTTATTATATATCACGAACGACCCACAAACAATTTTAGCGGAAAAAATTTTTTTGCCACTTAATCCTAACTTTTTTCGACCAATCTCCTCCATGGAATAAGCCCCAAAATGTTGTAGTGGAGAACTTATTGTTCTCGTACGTAGGATCATTGGTACATATGAGATAgtgaaaaaaaaaggcaaaatcaGGAAATGGAGTTGATAAAGATTAGGATGCAGGTTGAAACTTTCGTGCACAATATGAGTCAAAGAATAATATTTGATCATGCTTAGAACAATATAAATGAGCTTTCAAACATTTAGATAATCAAAGTCGTACCTTGATATTGAAGGAATTAAAACATGACTCGACGAAGACTTGATCATCAACTTCAGCTTGTTAATTCATGAAGACTTTTACTTACGTATATATAACGTAGTCATGAGTACGTAGTAGAACGACGTCACTGACCCGCGTAAAAGTCTGGAGATCAACTTCAGCTTGATCGATCATGAGTTCAAATGACTAGCGGGATCTGTTGGATTGCAAAAGATGCATGCGTGTCAGAATCTGGACCACCAATTAATCGAGCTAGCAACTAGCCAAGTCGTACCTAAATGTCTTGACGACGTACGTACGATATGTGCAGATTTTCAGCCACAGTGTAATGGAACGTCTAGACGATCAATAAAGGCTGCGCTAGACTTTATCAAAACAGCTAAAATTTCATACGTCTTCTCGATCTGAATTCCTAGGCTCCTtgcatatatagaaaatatctgCATGTATTAGAATTGACAGATAGATTAATCCCACTACATATAAAAACTCGGTCTTGGGCTAATTTGCTGCTTATTAACACTCCTTGCATGCTCCCATTCATCATCAATATCATCCTACCTCATCATATATatctatagagagagagagagagagagatccgaTCGGTCGAACGATGGAAATCATGAAAAGGGTGATCATGTTCCagatgatcatgatgatcatttTGTTGCTGTGTTTGATGAGTACTCCAATATTCACAGGGGCAAGGAATGTCGACGTTAATGTAAGAAGCAATATTATTAACTCATCATGTCAAGCAGACTGTGGAAATAATGTTATTATTCCATACCCTTTTGGAATAGGAGCTGGTTGCTACGTTGACCATTGGTTTGAAGTTGTctgtattagtaataatactgactcctcctcctcctcctcctcgggCTCAGGCCCTCCCAAACCATTCTTGAAAAGGTTCAACCTGGAAGTGCTGGACATTCAACTTGAAGAAGCTACAGTTCGCGTCCAGTATCCGATATTTTCGAAGTGTGACAATTTCACGAGCACAGGCAATCATTCGGAGTTAGTAGAAAGCCCTTTCGTTTTCTCGGACCGCACCAACAAATTCATTACGATGCCCATGACTTGCGACTGCGACTTCACTACCTCAATATGGTCCCCAGATGGCTCAGTTTCATATGGTGGGTGCAAGTCCCTTTGTAGTAGCCAAAGTGgattaatattaaatagtacAAGCAGCTGCGGCCACCGTACTGACTGCTGCACAATCACAATCCCTTCAAATTTTGGTGCTTTTACTACGAAGATAGAGCAACCAATTACTCCATACAATACCATTGAAGGATGTAAATATGGATTCTTGGTAGACTATTTGTGGTTCCTGAGTCATTTCACAACTCCAACCCAAAATATGTCAGTTCCAGTGGTATTGAAATGGGGGATTGCAAAGGCATATGATGGATCCACCTCTGGACTTTGTAAAACAGATCGAGATAATCCCACTTTTCAGGGTAGCTCTACCTTTAAATGTTTTTGCATGTCTGGCTTTAAAGGAAATCCCTATCTTCCTGATCATGAAGGATGTCAAGGTACGTAACTAATTCGAGTAATACTAGGTTTAGGATATTTGAAAAATGTAGAACccatcataaaaaagaaaaaatagatttttcaaatggatttcttttttttttccccaaaggATTTGCACGCCTTGAGCTTACACAAATAATTTCCTTTCTATTTTGCCCTCAAAATGACCAAAAAGTTGAATCTTATACAAACTATAATTAAGACTCGAGGATCAAGATCATGTCTGTAATCtccttaattttattaatggaAGTTatgattcttataaaaaaaaaagactcgaGGATCAAGATTAATGTGCCATATAAActattttcaactatttttcattCGTCTTTAGCTATATGTTGATATATAGTCTAAACTGTACGTAAAGTACTGCAACTTAAGGGTCTTacgatatttttttaacaaggcAAGTAGAAAACCGAGTAGCATAGAAGTTGAAACGTTGAAAGAGCCAACAAGCATGAGTACTATTTGGAAGCTCGCGAAAACATCTCTTCCAGAGTTTGCATCTTCCTCGTATATGTTATTACCATGTGTTTAATTATTATGCATTATAATGCCAGATATTGACGAGTGCGCAGACCAAACGCTCAACAATTGTGGTGATACTCGTTCATGTGTAAATACTGATGGCTCTTACCTCTGTATCCAAGCTAAGGATACCAGGTTTTCCATTATTATCGGTATGtcttcttaattatttatagTATAGTACTTTTTGTTTCCTTGGGTTCATTCATTGCATGCATAATATTGCTCACGAACTAAGTCcggatatcttattttcatgACTGTACATGCTATTAATTCGGATTTTGCTAAAGAATTAGTTTGCAGTTAATTATCCCTCGTAAAAGAAACCATGATTTAATTAAGTTTCAAGAAAATACGTCTAAAAGACGTCTACTTCGTCCACTTTGAATGATTCCATTCTTTAATTCCCCGTCTCCAAAGTGCTCATGATCTGATGTTGATCTTCGAATTAAGTATATCCCCATTGATGGCCTTTATACGTAGAGCATATCTGATTGTACACCTGATCATCTGCAATCATTAACAAAGTTTATCAATAGAAATATTCCAAGGAAAATTCATATGCCATGAACTGACTGTCAACATTGATGCTTTAAATATAACTGGCCTTTTTGTTTAGTATTTTATCTACGTACTTTCCTTTGTCAATATATAGCTAGCTCGTTTCTAATGTATCTGCAAGCTCTTGGAGTGCTGCTAAAATACTTTGCTTTCAAACACTCGAAGAAGTTGTCTGCTACTTTATCTAATTTACTATTGCAAGGAGGAAAAGTTATTAATGGCTTTTGAGTTGCTTGAGTTGTGATTTCTTTCCAATTTCATTTAATTGAGCAGGAATTAGCACGAGCCTTGGAGTATTAGTTATGCTTATAGGCGGATGGTGGTCATACAAAGtagtaaagaaaaagaagatgattAAACAGAGGGAGAAGTTCTTCAAACGAAACGGTGGACTACTGTTACAAAAGCAATTGTATTCAAGTGAAGGGAATCTTGGAAACAACAAATTGTTTAGTTCAAAAGATTTGGAGAAGGCCACCGATCACTTTAATGCAAATAGAATACTTGGCCAAGGAGGACAAGGAACTGTTTACAAAGGCATGTTGACGGACGGAACAATTGTTGCAATAAAAAGGTCCAAGATAATTAATGAAGGACAACTAGAAGAATTCATTAATGAAGTTGTCATTCTTTCACAGATTAATCACAGGAATATAGTTAAGCTGCTTGGCTGTTGTTTGGAGACAGAAGTTCCTTTACTAGTTTATGAATTCATTGCTAATGGAACTCTTTCACAATATCTCAGTGACCAAAATGAAGAGCTTTCACTAACATGGGAAATGCGCTTACGAGTTGCCAACGAAGTTGCCGGAGCTCTCTCTTACCTACACTCAGAAGCTCCATCTCCTATTTATCACCGTGACATTAAGTCAACAAACATACTCTTAGATGGTAAGTATAGAGCAAAATTAGCAGACTTTGGAACTTCACGATCCATTACTCTAGATCAAACTCACCTGACTACAAAAGTTCAAGGTACTTTTGGATACTTGGATCCAGAATACTTCCAGACAAGCCAATTTACAGAAAAAAGTGACGTTTATAGTTTTGGTGTTGTCCTTGCTGAGCTCTTAACAGGTGAAGAAGCCATATCTTCGACAAggacaccaaaaatcaaaagttTAGCCACATATTTTGTTTGCTCCATTGAAGGGAATCATTTTTTTGATATCGTCGACgatcaaattttgaaggaagTCAAGAAAGAAGAGATTGTTGCAATTGGAAACCTTGTAAAAAGGTGTTTGAACTTGACCGGTAAGAAACGGCCAACGATGAAAGAAGTCGCAATGGAGTTAGAGGCAATTAAAACTTCAGGGAAAGCTTCTAACTTTCAACAAAAGTATGATGAGAACGAATATGTCAAAATTGAAATGTACGAAGAATGGGATGCTGGCTCTACCTCAAGTACTGGTACTACATGACACACTTCATGCATAGACAGTGGCATAACTAATTTGTCTAATTTAGACGCTCAACCATAATTATTCTCTTCTTAATTAGGATAGGTCAAATATAATTTTGTGCCGTATGGAGTACTTAGGATTGCAGAATTTGCTGATATATTCATTGTATTTTAAGAAtaattcaataaatttataatctctgTACATGGATTGACATGATTAGCACAACTTGTATAAGACTGAGAGAAGTCATGaatggttcttttttttttttttttttttttttttttttttttccgtggGTGTTCGGCCTATGCTTGTGCATACCTTAACTAATCCCACGGAGCCTTGAAGTTAACGGAAGTCATAAATGCTTTTATAAGTCTTTTGAGGATCTACAAAATCTATCCTGATAACTAGATTGTGAATACTCCCAAATTCTTACTCGACCGATCCATTCGATAATCTCAAACACATGATGCATGAATAGCATTAATCATGTAGCTTAATTTCATCATTAGAGACTTGACCATTATTATTTGGGATTGTTAGGGAGACACTTGGAATCAATCAGGTATCATACCCATTTTTACACCAATGAATGAGGAGCTGCCATGTATAGATTTCAACAAAATAGAGAATAAATCCATATACAACTGATCAcattttgttttattctcttctttgTGTGCCTGAGGTCTCTTTCCCTCtatttatctctctctcctcctcccccCACCGCCCTTGGCCTCctccctcatctctctctctctctctctctctctctctctctctctctctctctctctctctctctctctctctctctctctctctctctctctctctctctctctctctctgtgtaaaaTAAAAAGTCCATTCAAAACACTGTCTTCTCCTCCCCCCATCCTCATCGGCCCTTTCTCACCGTCTATTGGGGGCCATATAGTGTCTCTCGCTTTTTAGCTTTAATGGTGTGAAAGATCATACCTAGTGGggggtgtgtgtgtatatatatctacAGTCCCTTAGGAAACAGTacataaaatccttcaatcttTACATGCTTCGCCAACTTCTTTCAAAGAAAACCTAGGACCcaaatgaga
Coding sequences within it:
- the LOC122302431 gene encoding wall-associated receptor kinase-like 10, with the protein product MEIMKRVIMFQMIMMIILLLCLMSTPIFTGARNVDVNVRSNIINSSCQADCGNNVIIPYPFGIGAGCYVDHWFEVVCISNNTDSSSSSSSGSGPPKPFLKRFNLEVLDIQLEEATVRVQYPIFSKCDNFTSTGNHSELVESPFVFSDRTNKFITMPMTCDCDFTTSIWSPDGSVSYGGCKSLCSSQSGLILNSTSSCGHRTDCCTITIPSNFGAFTTKIEQPITPYNTIEGCKYGFLVDYLWFLSHFTTPTQNMSVPVVLKWGIAKAYDGSTSGLCKTDRDNPTFQGSSTFKCFCMSGFKGNPYLPDHEGCQGT
- the LOC122302419 gene encoding wall-associated receptor kinase-like 2, encoding MLIGGWWSYKVVKKKKMIKQREKFFKRNGGLLLQKQLYSSEGNLGNNKLFSSKDLEKATDHFNANRILGQGGQGTVYKGMLTDGTIVAIKRSKIINEGQLEEFINEVVILSQINHRNIVKLLGCCLETEVPLLVYEFIANGTLSQYLSDQNEELSLTWEMRLRVANEVAGALSYLHSEAPSPIYHRDIKSTNILLDGKYRAKLADFGTSRSITLDQTHLTTKVQGTFGYLDPEYFQTSQFTEKSDVYSFGVVLAELLTGEEAISSTRTPKIKSLATYFVCSIEGNHFFDIVDDQILKEVKKEEIVAIGNLVKRCLNLTGKKRPTMKEVAMELEAIKTSGKASNFQQKYDENEYVKIEMYEEWDAGSTSSTGTT